A genomic window from Sulfurimonas paralvinellae includes:
- a CDS encoding PAS domain-containing sensor histidine kinase has translation MLQQYQEAIENSNIVSKTDVNGIITFVNDEFCKISGYSKEELLGKNHNIVRHPDVPASKFKLLWQTIKAKKIYKATVKNRAKDGSTFYVNTTVIPILDEKDMIQEFIAIRYDVTKEVFYRESLEKKELELEELNRGLEKRVEEKTKELKELNETLERRVKKEIAKNEEKQKVMFWQSRFASMGEMIANIAHQWRQPLTELNLTLFSLKKAALDGDKEAVDALYNDGKVLIKNMSNTIEDFSNFFKPEKEKQPFLLRESIEEALHILKRVLKRDMIQVKTSYEDVQILGISNEFTQVIVNLLKNSRDAFVEKSILIREIDIQIKSDNGFAYVWITDNAGGIKEKERYKIFEPYFTTKHASQGTGLGLFMSKMICEKGFNASLDVSSKKGMTTFKIKIPLETKNAQ, from the coding sequence ATGTTACAGCAGTATCAAGAAGCGATTGAAAACAGCAATATTGTCTCTAAAACCGATGTAAACGGCATCATTACTTTTGTGAATGATGAGTTTTGCAAGATATCGGGTTACTCCAAAGAGGAGCTGCTTGGGAAAAATCATAATATTGTCAGACATCCTGATGTTCCCGCTTCAAAATTCAAACTCCTTTGGCAGACCATAAAAGCTAAAAAGATCTACAAAGCTACTGTAAAAAACCGTGCCAAAGACGGCTCTACATTTTATGTCAACACGACAGTCATTCCCATTTTAGATGAAAAAGATATGATCCAGGAGTTCATAGCGATCCGTTATGATGTGACCAAAGAGGTATTTTACCGGGAGTCTTTGGAAAAAAAAGAGCTCGAACTCGAAGAGCTGAACCGCGGACTTGAAAAAAGAGTCGAAGAAAAAACAAAGGAGTTAAAAGAGCTTAATGAGACACTTGAAAGGCGTGTCAAAAAGGAGATAGCAAAGAACGAGGAGAAGCAGAAGGTCATGTTCTGGCAGTCACGATTTGCGTCCATGGGAGAGATGATTGCCAACATTGCCCATCAGTGGCGACAACCGCTGACAGAGTTGAATCTAACACTCTTTTCTCTGAAAAAAGCGGCTTTGGATGGAGATAAGGAAGCGGTAGATGCACTTTATAATGATGGCAAAGTGCTTATAAAAAATATGTCCAATACCATAGAAGACTTCTCGAATTTTTTTAAGCCTGAAAAAGAGAAACAGCCTTTCTTGTTGCGTGAGAGTATTGAAGAGGCACTTCATATCTTAAAACGAGTACTTAAACGCGATATGATACAGGTAAAAACAAGCTATGAAGATGTGCAGATTCTTGGTATTTCAAACGAGTTCACGCAGGTCATTGTCAATCTTTTGAAAAACTCCCGTGATGCTTTTGTGGAGAAAAGTATTCTGATCCGTGAGATAGACATCCAGATAAAAAGCGATAACGGGTTTGCTTATGTGTGGATCACGGATAATGCCGGCGGCATCAAAGAAAAAGAGCGCTATAAGATATTTGAGCCTTATTTCACAACCAAGCATGCGTCTCAGGGAACGGGGCTTGGTCTTTTTATGTCAAAGATGATCTGTGAAAAAGGGTTTAACGCTTCACTCGATGTCAGCTCAAAAAAAGGTATGACGACTTTTAAGATAAAAATCCCTCTGGAGACAAAAAATGCGCAGTAA
- a CDS encoding Hsp20/alpha crystallin family protein codes for MLVTRDRRYDLFNEFFKQFEQEEPKEVFDFTPDVNTREGDDAYYIDVDLPGVKKEDVEINVDKNVLTIKGKRETREEVKEEDYYRVESAYGTFSRSFRLPEKVDVENIEAKSEDGVLEIVIPKLKVVKDSTKKIEIK; via the coding sequence ATGCTAGTAACAAGAGACAGAAGATACGATCTATTTAACGAATTTTTCAAACAGTTTGAACAAGAAGAACCAAAAGAGGTCTTTGACTTTACCCCTGATGTAAATACACGTGAAGGTGACGATGCCTACTACATCGACGTTGATCTTCCTGGTGTAAAAAAAGAGGACGTTGAGATAAATGTCGATAAAAATGTCCTTACCATTAAAGGAAAACGTGAAACACGTGAGGAAGTAAAAGAAGAAGATTACTATAGAGTTGAGAGTGCGTACGGAACATTCTCACGCAGCTTCAGACTGCCTGAAAAGGTAGATGTAGAGAACATCGAAGCAAAAAGCGAAGACGGTGTACTTGAAATTGTCATTCCAAAACTCAAAGTAGTTAAAGATTCTACGAAAAAAATTGAGATCAAATAA
- a CDS encoding HAD family hydrolase, which produces MQSNIIEIPNYKRINLKHIVLDYNGTIAKDGVLKEEIKELLVTLAQHYTLHVITADTFGSVNKELQDLDLHIKILRSQNHTLEKEDYIIELNESQCAAIGNGNNDAKMLQSAEIGICVIGDEGCSTKSLLASDIACRSISEALELFVYPKRLIATLRV; this is translated from the coding sequence ATGCAGTCAAATATCATAGAAATACCAAATTATAAAAGAATAAATCTCAAGCATATAGTTTTAGACTACAACGGCACGATAGCCAAAGACGGTGTTTTAAAAGAAGAGATCAAAGAACTCCTAGTTACTTTGGCTCAGCACTATACATTACATGTGATTACGGCAGATACTTTTGGCAGTGTAAACAAAGAACTGCAGGATTTAGACTTGCATATTAAGATCTTACGCAGTCAAAATCACACCTTGGAAAAAGAGGACTATATTATTGAACTCAATGAAAGTCAATGTGCAGCTATCGGCAACGGCAATAATGATGCCAAAATGCTACAAAGTGCAGAAATAGGTATTTGTGTAATTGGCGATGAAGGGTGCAGCACAAAAAGTCTGCTTGCTTCAGACATAGCATGTAGGTCTATATCTGAGGCGCTTGAACTCTTTGTGTATCCTAAAAGATTAATCGCTACGCTTAGGGTATAA
- a CDS encoding SPL family radical SAM protein: MNYNEKFTNTITKTFFSKLPQNEQSFIREAAFKYKFSHQELIQIINIARDLEMWNEAGISEIFPEHPSRKVAFKKLREKYEAIRNAPNSYENFELKNIPQEQKYTFKTEAKEGFGLGLCPVASEKTRCCNLLTLDAVESCGFDCSYCSIQSFYNQNTITFDSSFKDKLLNLELDPNKTYHIGTGQASDSLMFGNREGVLDALFAFARKYPNVILEFKTKSDNISYLLENDVPKNILCTWSLNTPTIIENEEHLTASLDKRLRAARRVADKGIKIGFHFHPIVEYVGYLDEYQAVYEKLILQFDPSEVALVSFGTLTFIKPVIKQLREREFHSKITQIPHEDASGKTSYPETTKIEMFKHAYESFKPWHSKVFFYLCMESHELWSKTFGYQYATNNDFEHAMLEAYAKKIGQDYLI; this comes from the coding sequence ATGAATTATAATGAAAAGTTTACCAATACAATTACTAAGACATTTTTCTCCAAACTGCCTCAAAATGAACAATCGTTCATCCGTGAGGCGGCATTCAAGTATAAATTTTCCCACCAAGAACTCATTCAAATAATCAACATCGCCCGTGATTTAGAGATGTGGAATGAAGCAGGCATCAGTGAGATCTTTCCTGAACACCCCTCACGCAAAGTTGCATTTAAAAAACTCAGAGAGAAGTACGAAGCTATTCGCAATGCACCAAACTCTTACGAAAATTTTGAACTCAAAAACATTCCACAAGAGCAGAAGTACACTTTTAAGACAGAAGCAAAAGAGGGTTTTGGACTAGGTCTGTGCCCTGTGGCGAGCGAAAAGACACGCTGCTGTAATCTTTTGACACTTGACGCGGTCGAATCATGCGGATTTGACTGTTCATACTGTTCTATTCAAAGCTTTTACAATCAAAACACCATAACCTTTGACAGCAGCTTTAAAGACAAACTGCTCAATTTAGAACTCGACCCGAACAAGACCTATCACATTGGAACAGGGCAAGCATCTGATTCGCTGATGTTTGGCAACCGTGAAGGAGTTCTCGATGCACTTTTTGCCTTTGCAAGAAAATATCCAAATGTCATTTTGGAGTTTAAAACCAAGTCAGACAATATCAGCTACCTGCTTGAAAACGACGTTCCAAAGAACATACTCTGCACCTGGAGTCTCAATACCCCGACTATCATAGAAAATGAAGAGCACCTAACAGCCTCACTCGACAAACGTCTGCGTGCAGCAAGACGCGTTGCAGACAAAGGTATAAAAATCGGTTTTCATTTTCACCCTATAGTCGAGTATGTCGGTTATCTTGACGAATATCAAGCGGTATATGAAAAACTTATACTACAATTCGACCCGTCAGAGGTGGCTCTCGTTAGCTTTGGAACATTGACGTTCATCAAACCTGTTATAAAACAGCTGCGTGAGCGTGAATTTCACTCTAAAATAACACAGATTCCGCATGAAGATGCAAGCGGCAAGACATCCTATCCGGAGACGACAAAGATAGAGATGTTCAAGCATGCCTATGAGAGCTTCAAACCATGGCACTCCAAGGTCTTTTTCTATCTCTGTATGGAATCGCATGAACTCTGGAGTAAAACCTTTGGCTACCAGTATGCAACGAACAATGATTTTGAGCATGCCATGCTAGAGGCTTACGCTAAAAAAATCGGACAAGACTATTTAATCTAG
- the selD gene encoding selenide, water dikinase SelD yields the protein MKDIKLTQYSHGAGCGCKISPKLLDSILKSSRETIVYPELLVGNSTKDDAAALDLGNGTSVLSTTDFFMPIVDDPFTFGRIAATNAISDIYAMGGKPVMAIAIFGWPINKLDADVAREVIDGGRSVCEDAGIPLAGGHSIDSPEPIFGLAVTGIAKNEHLKRNDTAESECELFLTKPLGIGILTTAQKQGKIADGDIDVAVEAMCTLNKIGAEISQLEGVTAITDVTGFGLLGHLSEICEGSNISAVVEFDKVPTLKNIKKYLQMGCVPGGTRRNFESYGEKISPMTPEQQDILCDAQTSGGLLCAVRKDAVDDFLKITKNARLDLSPIGRTTPRSKHLIEVV from the coding sequence ATGAAAGATATAAAACTCACACAGTACAGCCACGGTGCAGGATGCGGCTGTAAAATTTCTCCAAAACTACTTGATTCTATTTTAAAAAGCTCACGTGAAACTATTGTTTACCCTGAGCTTTTAGTCGGTAACAGTACAAAAGATGATGCCGCGGCGCTTGATTTAGGCAACGGCACTTCTGTTCTAAGTACAACCGACTTTTTTATGCCAATCGTAGATGACCCTTTTACTTTCGGACGCATCGCTGCAACCAATGCCATCAGTGACATTTATGCCATGGGTGGCAAACCTGTCATGGCTATTGCCATCTTTGGCTGGCCCATCAACAAGCTTGATGCCGATGTGGCCCGTGAAGTGATTGACGGCGGTCGCTCAGTTTGTGAAGATGCCGGCATTCCTTTAGCCGGAGGGCACAGCATAGATTCGCCTGAGCCTATTTTCGGACTTGCCGTTACAGGTATAGCAAAAAACGAACATCTCAAACGTAATGATACAGCAGAGAGTGAATGTGAGCTCTTTTTGACAAAACCATTGGGTATAGGAATTCTTACAACTGCGCAAAAGCAGGGAAAAATAGCTGATGGAGATATTGATGTCGCCGTTGAAGCCATGTGTACGCTAAACAAAATCGGCGCAGAGATTTCTCAGCTTGAGGGTGTAACTGCCATCACAGATGTAACCGGCTTCGGTCTGCTTGGACATTTAAGCGAGATATGTGAAGGGAGTAATATCAGTGCAGTTGTAGAGTTTGATAAAGTACCGACACTCAAAAATATTAAAAAGTACCTGCAAATGGGCTGTGTTCCCGGCGGTACACGTAGAAACTTTGAAAGTTACGGCGAAAAGATCTCTCCGATGACACCTGAGCAGCAAGATATATTATGTGATGCCCAGACTTCCGGCGGACTGCTGTGTGCCGTGCGAAAAGATGCTGTTGATGACTTTTTAAAAATTACAAAAAATGCGAGACTTGATTTAAGCCCGATTGGAAGAACCACCCCACGTTCAAAACATTTAATCGAGGTCGTATAG
- a CDS encoding NAD(P)H-dependent oxidoreductase — protein sequence MQNKFMDAMNFRHACKIFDETKKISDEDMHFILECGRKSPSSFGMEAWKFLVITNEELKAKLRPVCWNQVQITSCSHLVIVLAGIESLKVESGEVEKRFRRREMPQESLDMYMGLYASHLANTLSSDENIYCWSTRQTYIAVANMMTGAAFIGIDSCPIEGFEKEKVEEILDLDTTKFQVALILPFGYRLNPQSKQLRLPFDEVVEFIP from the coding sequence ATGCAAAATAAATTTATGGATGCGATGAACTTTCGCCATGCGTGTAAGATCTTTGATGAGACAAAGAAGATAAGTGACGAGGATATGCACTTTATTTTAGAGTGCGGCAGGAAATCGCCATCGTCATTCGGTATGGAAGCATGGAAATTTTTAGTGATAACAAATGAAGAGCTCAAAGCCAAGCTCAGGCCGGTGTGTTGGAATCAGGTACAGATCACTTCATGTTCCCATCTTGTAATCGTTCTTGCCGGCATTGAGAGCCTGAAAGTAGAATCCGGTGAGGTTGAAAAAAGATTTAGAAGACGTGAGATGCCACAGGAATCTCTTGATATGTACATGGGTCTTTATGCAAGCCATTTGGCAAATACACTCAGTAGTGATGAAAATATCTACTGCTGGAGTACGAGACAGACCTATATTGCCGTAGCAAACATGATGACGGGTGCTGCCTTTATTGGCATCGACTCCTGCCCGATAGAAGGCTTTGAAAAAGAAAAAGTTGAAGAGATATTGGATTTGGACACAACAAAGTTTCAAGTGGCACTCATCTTACCATTTGGATACAGACTCAATCCACAATCTAAACAACTCAGACTGCCGTTTGATGAAGTCGTGGAGTTTATACCCTAA
- the mnmH gene encoding tRNA 2-selenouridine(34) synthase MnmH: protein MQLPLSDDFLSIVLNETPLLDVRAPVEFNKGKFINATNLPILDDEDRRLVGTKYKEEGNAAAVKLAESLIKNEGKEKRVAQWKEYLHKNPDAKLYCFRGGQRSGISQEWLNETGITITRLKGGYKAFRNFLMQQSEEISAKTSTLILGGRTGSGKTILLKKLRNTIDLESIANHRGSSFGSYVNAQPSQIDFENNLAYKLIQFHHKNFNKLVIEHESHNIGKAFIPQSVYNNFMQGELILLETSLEKRAAITYDEYVTSALKDYEKVYGNEALQRWAEDVNAGLSRIKKRLGNQRYRELKELFEKAYTQHESKQAKSLYQEWIMRLLNEYYDPMYDYQIKTTSIPIIFKGDEEAVSEFINTQEK from the coding sequence TTGCAGCTGCCTTTAAGTGATGATTTTTTATCTATTGTGCTTAATGAAACACCTCTGCTCGATGTTCGCGCTCCTGTTGAATTTAACAAAGGGAAATTTATCAATGCGACAAATCTGCCTATACTCGATGATGAAGATCGCAGACTCGTAGGAACGAAGTATAAAGAAGAAGGCAATGCCGCCGCCGTTAAATTAGCCGAGTCACTCATAAAAAATGAGGGCAAAGAAAAGAGAGTGGCACAATGGAAAGAATATTTACATAAAAATCCCGATGCAAAGCTCTACTGTTTTCGCGGAGGTCAGCGTTCGGGAATTTCACAAGAATGGCTGAATGAAACCGGTATTACAATCACAAGACTCAAAGGCGGTTATAAAGCTTTTCGTAATTTTTTAATGCAGCAGAGTGAAGAGATAAGTGCCAAAACATCTACGCTTATCTTAGGCGGGAGAACAGGTTCCGGGAAAACCATTCTCTTAAAAAAACTTCGAAATACTATCGATCTTGAAAGCATTGCGAACCATCGCGGCTCTTCTTTTGGCAGTTATGTAAATGCCCAACCCTCACAGATTGATTTTGAAAACAATCTGGCATATAAGCTTATACAATTTCATCATAAAAACTTCAACAAACTTGTCATAGAACATGAAAGTCATAATATAGGAAAAGCTTTCATACCGCAATCTGTCTATAATAATTTTATGCAGGGAGAGTTGATTCTACTTGAAACATCACTTGAAAAACGTGCCGCAATAACTTATGATGAGTATGTAACATCTGCTCTTAAAGATTATGAAAAAGTCTATGGCAACGAAGCCTTACAAAGATGGGCAGAAGATGTCAATGCCGGACTCTCCAGAATAAAAAAACGACTTGGAAACCAACGGTACAGAGAACTAAAAGAGTTGTTTGAAAAGGCGTACACCCAGCATGAAAGCAAGCAGGCTAAATCTCTTTATCAAGAGTGGATAATGCGACTATTAAATGAGTATTATGATCCTATGTATGATTACCAGATTAAAACAACTTCTATTCCCATTATTTTTAAAGGGGATGAAGAAGCTGTGTCAGAATTTATAAACACTCAAGAAAAGTAA
- a CDS encoding Hsp20/alpha crystallin family protein, giving the protein MDIVKTTKDVAQKAEEKVEKGLEVVKETFNNVASHLPLANLAKHDNDKFTIEVDLPGVKKEDIELKVEDDYLTVTAVRRYKNEVKEDDYYLRESNFGVISRSFVLSDNIDRDKIEAKFEDGRLYLTLEKVESKKTKNISIK; this is encoded by the coding sequence ATGGATATTGTAAAAACAACAAAAGATGTAGCACAAAAAGCAGAAGAAAAAGTTGAAAAAGGCTTGGAGGTCGTTAAAGAGACTTTTAACAATGTAGCTTCACACTTGCCTCTGGCAAACCTGGCAAAACACGATAATGACAAATTCACTATCGAAGTTGATTTACCTGGTGTTAAAAAAGAAGATATAGAATTGAAAGTTGAAGATGACTACTTGACTGTCACAGCAGTGCGCAGATATAAAAATGAAGTTAAAGAGGATGATTATTACCTCCGCGAATCGAACTTTGGAGTCATCTCACGCAGCTTTGTCCTCTCTGACAATATTGATAGAGACAAGATAGAAGCGAAATTCGAAGATGGCAGACTTTACCTTACATTAGAAAAAGTAGAGTCCAAAAAAACTAAAAATATCAGCATCAAATAA
- a CDS encoding Hsp20/alpha crystallin family protein, with product MKKILLSLFTAALLGSAANAANNVTDPYDADFAQMNKYFNSLIESHLTSAKLNNIGYPRMDIVDSAKQITIKFDLAGVNKENIKLSIDNDKILTLQGEKRESKEAKSKDYVKKEIFYGSFQKQIQLPDNIDESKLSTKFENGILSITIPKTEIKKPKVKVIPIK from the coding sequence ATGAAAAAAATCTTACTATCACTTTTTACAGCAGCTTTACTCGGGAGTGCAGCCAATGCAGCAAACAATGTCACAGATCCCTATGATGCTGACTTTGCACAAATGAACAAATACTTCAATTCACTTATAGAATCTCATCTAACAAGTGCCAAGTTGAACAATATCGGTTATCCGAGAATGGACATAGTGGATTCTGCTAAACAGATTACTATCAAGTTTGACCTTGCCGGCGTTAACAAAGAGAACATCAAGCTCTCTATTGATAATGACAAAATCTTGACACTCCAAGGTGAAAAGAGAGAGTCCAAAGAGGCAAAATCAAAAGATTATGTAAAAAAAGAGATCTTTTACGGAAGCTTTCAAAAGCAGATTCAACTACCTGACAATATCGACGAAAGTAAGCTGAGTACAAAATTTGAAAATGGAATCCTAAGCATAACCATTCCAAAAACAGAGATCAAAAAACCAAAAGTGAAAGTTATTCCTATAAAATAA
- a CDS encoding Crp/Fnr family transcriptional regulator: MQNNSKQLELLNNTTQTFEDEFYKYAKPLEFEKGASPFFPDDLLEYFYIVVDGRIKTYQINFENSKEQTIFIYKRGDMFDVISLLDHKPHDVAYEVLEDAKVLQLPIERVRFWLENDRTFNQKFFPYLAAQMRHTEELATDLALYDTKDRLVNLLLDNLNPNKPFKYHLLQNLSNSEIAKLLGTVRHVIERSLKQLKADNLIETGRRNIKITNFKKLQEKASQMLLK, translated from the coding sequence ATGCAAAACAACTCAAAACAATTAGAACTTTTAAACAACACGACACAGACCTTTGAAGATGAATTTTACAAATATGCAAAACCTCTGGAATTTGAAAAAGGAGCATCGCCTTTTTTCCCTGATGATCTGCTTGAGTATTTTTACATCGTTGTCGATGGACGCATAAAAACCTACCAGATCAATTTTGAAAATTCAAAAGAGCAGACCATCTTTATCTATAAACGCGGGGATATGTTCGATGTCATCTCACTGCTAGATCATAAACCTCACGATGTCGCTTATGAAGTGCTAGAAGACGCTAAAGTTCTTCAACTTCCCATAGAGCGTGTCCGTTTCTGGCTCGAAAACGATAGAACATTCAACCAGAAGTTCTTTCCTTATCTCGCAGCACAGATGCGTCACACGGAAGAACTTGCAACTGATCTTGCACTTTATGATACAAAGGACAGACTCGTCAACCTGCTTTTAGACAATCTCAATCCAAACAAACCCTTTAAATATCATCTGCTGCAAAATCTCTCAAACTCAGAGATCGCAAAACTTCTCGGGACAGTACGTCACGTCATCGAACGCAGTCTTAAACAGCTAAAAGCGGACAACCTCATCGAAACCGGCAGACGCAACATAAAAATCACAAACTTTAAAAAACTTCAGGAAAAAGCCTCCCAAATGCTACTTAAGTAG
- a CDS encoding response regulator transcription factor codes for MRSKFLKTLRVLLVEDEEKLSQLLKNAIGDSFYKFSVAHDGEEGLELFEKIEPDIVITDIMMPKITGLEMAKKIKAIDRNVPIIILSAFSDTEKFLDAIDVGVVKYFIKPFDPDELLDYIKSLEGFFGERSLSLHGEFTYNKSKRTLYKKGRYIALTKKEKEFLQLLIENHSEGVLIVDDAKIKELLWDSDATDARLRTFVRRLREKTSKDLVKNVKGEGYQIVVA; via the coding sequence ATGCGCAGTAAATTTTTAAAAACACTCAGGGTGCTTCTTGTCGAGGATGAAGAGAAACTCTCACAACTGCTAAAAAATGCCATTGGTGATAGTTTTTACAAGTTTAGTGTCGCGCATGACGGAGAAGAGGGTTTGGAGCTTTTTGAAAAGATAGAGCCTGATATTGTCATTACCGATATCATGATGCCAAAAATTACAGGACTTGAGATGGCTAAGAAGATAAAAGCCATAGATAGAAATGTTCCCATCATCATATTGAGTGCTTTTAGTGATACGGAGAAGTTTTTGGATGCCATTGATGTAGGTGTCGTGAAGTATTTTATAAAACCTTTTGACCCTGATGAACTTTTGGATTACATCAAGTCTTTGGAAGGTTTTTTCGGGGAACGTTCACTCTCATTACATGGAGAGTTTACCTACAATAAAAGTAAAAGAACACTCTACAAAAAGGGTAGATACATTGCTTTGACAAAGAAAGAAAAAGAGTTTTTGCAACTGTTGATTGAGAATCATAGTGAGGGCGTATTGATTGTCGATGATGCAAAGATAAAAGAGTTGTTATGGGATAGCGATGCCACTGATGCGAGGCTGCGGACTTTCGTTCGGCGTCTGCGTGAGAAGACCTCAAAAGATCTTGTTAAAAATGTCAAAGGAGAGGGCTACCAGATAGTGGTAGCCTGA